From the genome of Streptacidiphilus rugosus AM-16, one region includes:
- a CDS encoding class F sortase — MSWAARQFGRGRRRLLASAAAALLTAAGGTVALGLSGQQHAPQPPASAALPAAAPRATTSVPTAPAAHAATPTAISIPAIGVHHALLSLGQNSDGTLQVPPMSDVSAPGWDRNSPSPGQVGPAVIVGHIDGTTGAEGVFYALGALRPGDTVAVTRSDGTVAVFRIDGVNTYSKAAFPTLTVYGNTTDPQLRLITCGGRFDHATQHYLDNTVAFATLTGIHRG; from the coding sequence ATGTCCTGGGCGGCACGACAGTTCGGTCGTGGCCGCCGGCGCCTGCTGGCGTCGGCGGCCGCCGCCCTGCTCACGGCGGCGGGAGGGACGGTGGCCCTCGGCCTCTCCGGCCAGCAGCACGCGCCCCAGCCGCCGGCCTCGGCCGCGCTGCCGGCCGCCGCGCCGCGCGCGACCACCAGCGTTCCGACGGCACCGGCCGCCCACGCCGCGACTCCGACCGCGATCAGCATCCCGGCGATCGGCGTGCACCATGCACTGCTGAGCCTGGGTCAGAACTCTGACGGCACCCTGCAAGTACCCCCGATGTCGGACGTGTCGGCCCCCGGCTGGGACCGGAACTCACCGAGTCCCGGCCAAGTCGGCCCCGCGGTCATCGTCGGCCACATCGACGGCACCACCGGGGCTGAGGGCGTGTTCTACGCACTGGGTGCGCTGCGTCCCGGCGACACCGTGGCCGTCACCCGGAGCGACGGCACCGTGGCCGTGTTCCGGATCGACGGTGTCAACACCTACTCCAAGGCCGCATTCCCCACCCTGACGGTCTACGGCAACACCACCGATCCCCAGCTCCGGCTGATCACCTGCGGCGGTCGGTTCGACCACGCCACCCAGCACTACCTGGACAACACCGTCGCCTTCGCCACCCTCACCGGCATCCACCGGGGCTGA